A region of the Cumulibacter soli genome:
CCACTCCGAGCCGCGCGGCTACCGCGCGCATCGTCACCCCGGTGGCGCCGTTGGCGTCCGCAATCGCGACTGCTGCCGCCACGATCCGTTCACGACTGAGCGGCGTACGACGTTTCGCTGGACTCACAATCAGACCCTCCCTTGACGAACTTACACCGTAAGCCTACTCTTACTTACATCGTAAGTTTTTGAGTGACCAGCGGTGGGAGATCACCACATGACGAACGCGCACGAAATCCGTCGGGTCTGCGTCATCGGCGCATCAGGAAAACTCGGCCAGTACATGATTCGGCATTGCCTCGATCGCGGATATGAGGTCGTCGGAGTCTGCCGCACCAAGAGCATCCCGAAACTAGACGCCCTCGCCGATCAGATCACCATCATCGGCGGCAAGACCAACGATCGCGAGGTCATCAGTCAGGCGGTCGCTGGCTGCGACGGCGTACTGACGGTATTGGTCCCGTGGGGCGTACAGCAGTACTCCTCCGGAACCGCGCAGGCTGTGCTCGACTACGCCGAGCCACATGCTCGGCTCGCGTTCTCCTGCGGATGGCACATCACCCGCGACGGTAAAGATCAATACTCGCGAGGATTCCGCGCCTTCCTGAAGGTCTCCACCTGGCTCGGGCGGGCGGTGCGTTTCGCCGAGATCGACGACCAGGTGGAAGCGTGCCGGCGGATCTTCGCCAGCGAGCGACCGTGGACCGTGGTACGCGGCAGCGACCTTGAAGAAGGCGACAGTCAGGGGCTTCCGGTCTGGAGCGAACACGTCGGCGACCCGGTGCTAGCCAGCAACCTCACCCGACGCACCGACTTTGCGCTGTTCATGGTCGAGGCGCTTCGTGACGACTCGCTGATCCAGCAGGCGCCAGCGATCGTAGGGCGTCTCACTCCGAGCGCTCAGGCCCACCTGTCGAACGCGTAGCGCCACTGCTTGATCAACATTTGAACCCGGTGCGCATACGACCGCGGCAATCGGCGCACGACGTCGCCCCCTTGCCGAGACCGACTCCGCGGCGATCAGATCGCGTAGCGCCTCGGTAGTTCCTGCTGCCGAGGACGATTGACCGGGGCGTCGGACGACTGCGCCGAATAATCACGCCCGGTGTTGGCGCAGTTCGTCGAGGCGTAATAGTGCCTCTCGGCGCTCCTGCGCATGATCGACCATGCGCGGCGGATACCCACCAGCGTAGCCATCCTCATGTCGCCAGGGCTCGTGCGCCGCAGCACCGCGAAGGTGGCGCAGCTCTGGCAGCCAACGCCGTACGTAGTGACCGTCTGGGTCGAACCGCAGGCCTTGGCGAATCGGATTGAAGATCCGGTAGTACGGCGCGGCGTCGGTCCCGGTGCCAGCAACCCACTGCCAGCCATGGCTGTTGGAGGCGAGATCGCCATCCTGTAGATGTTTCATGAAGTGGCGCGCCCCCACTGGCCACCACGTGTGCAGGTCCTTTACCAGGAAACTCGCGGTCACCATGCGTACCCGGTTGTGCATCCAACCCTGCTCACGTAACTGCCGCATCCCCGCGTCGACGAGCGGATAGCCCGTGCGACCGTCCCGCCATGCCTGTATCGCTTCTTCGTCGTTGTCATAGCGCATCCGCGCGAAGTCCGCGCGCCAGTCACGCCACGCCGATTTCGGTGAATGCCACAGGACGTCGGCGTAGAACTCGCGCCAGGCTAGTTCGGACATATATCGACGGACACTATCGATTCTCCCGGCGGCGCTCCCAGCGGTGTCCTTTTCACGGGCGAGGTCGGCCAGCATTGTGCGCGGATGTATTTCGCCGTACTTGAGCGGGACCGACATCCCGCTGGTGACGTCGAGATCGGGGCGGTCCCGGTGCTCCCCGTAGCCAGAGAGGTCCATCCGCAAGAACGTCCACCACCGTTCCAGCGCGGCATTCTCGCCAACACCACCATTGACTTCTCGGACGACCTCCTCGCCAGCGACGCCGCGCCGCCAGCGTGGTTCGACTGCGTCGGCCGGCGCCGGCCAGCCGTGCGCGGCCCACGCGGCGCGGTACGGGGTGAACACGCGGTACGGCGTACGGCCGGACGTGTTCACTCGCCCGGGTGCGACCGCGTACGGAGTCCCGGTAACCATCAGCCGGCGACCAGTTGCGGCCAGTGCGCGCTGCACCAGCGCATCTCGAGATCGCCCGTACGGCGTGGTTTCGCCGGTCACGTGCACCTCATCGGCCGCGACCTCGTCGGCGATCTCCCGGAGTACCGCCGCCGGCTCACCGGACCGCACCACCAAAGCACCATCCGTCTGCGCCGACAGCGCGGCCAGCGAATCACGCAGGCGCCTCACCCGCGCGCCGTGCACGCATCCGAACGCCGAGTCGAGCACAAATACCGGCAACACCCGGTCGGCGGCCGCGCAGGCAGCGAGCAACGCCGGGTTGTCCCCCAACCGT
Encoded here:
- a CDS encoding cryptochrome/photolyase family protein, whose amino-acid sequence is MTTAVMWFRRDLRLGDNPALLAACAAADRVLPVFVLDSAFGCVHGARVRRLRDSLAALSAQTDGALVVRSGEPAAVLREIADEVAADEVHVTGETTPYGRSRDALVQRALAATGRRLMVTGTPYAVAPGRVNTSGRTPYRVFTPYRAAWAAHGWPAPADAVEPRWRRGVAGEEVVREVNGGVGENAALERWWTFLRMDLSGYGEHRDRPDLDVTSGMSVPLKYGEIHPRTMLADLAREKDTAGSAAGRIDSVRRYMSELAWREFYADVLWHSPKSAWRDWRADFARMRYDNDEEAIQAWRDGRTGYPLVDAGMRQLREQGWMHNRVRMVTASFLVKDLHTWWPVGARHFMKHLQDGDLASNSHGWQWVAGTGTDAAPYYRIFNPIRQGLRFDPDGHYVRRWLPELRHLRGAAAHEPWRHEDGYAGGYPPRMVDHAQERREALLRLDELRQHRA
- a CDS encoding NAD(P)-dependent oxidoreductase, whose amino-acid sequence is MTNAHEIRRVCVIGASGKLGQYMIRHCLDRGYEVVGVCRTKSIPKLDALADQITIIGGKTNDREVISQAVAGCDGVLTVLVPWGVQQYSSGTAQAVLDYAEPHARLAFSCGWHITRDGKDQYSRGFRAFLKVSTWLGRAVRFAEIDDQVEACRRIFASERPWTVVRGSDLEEGDSQGLPVWSEHVGDPVLASNLTRRTDFALFMVEALRDDSLIQQAPAIVGRLTPSAQAHLSNA